One part of the uncultured Bacteroides sp. genome encodes these proteins:
- a CDS encoding alpha-L-fucosidase, with translation MKKKIAFIKQSGSIIIGLLLTALPIEIQAQQGFVHQRSTEYQWPEEKGVLEKLDQWQDLKFGVLFHWGLYSIPGIVESWSICSEDVDWIPRDSTIAYEDYKKSYYKLIEKFNPTDFNPDQWADVTKAAGMKYMLFTTKHHDGFNLFNTKQTDFSIMNSAFKNNPKADVAKYVFEAFRQKDFMVGAYFSKPDWHCEYYWWPRYATPTRNVNYNINLHPNRWESFQKFTYNQIEELMSNYGKLNILWLDGGWVAAPRQDIKMDSIAKMARSHQSDILIVDRTIHGKYENYQTPERSIPEKQLNYPWESCIPLSPDWGWTPNAKFKSANTVIADLIEVVAKGGNLLLGVGPTPKGVIQPEVVAILKEIGQWLKVNGEGIYGTRITPNYNSNNIWFTASKDGNKLYALYVPNEKEGLPKSIEWENNIPVKSSAMVLLKTGKKVKWAQKGNKVIVNLPGELKTNKEPLVFSFKLQK, from the coding sequence ATGAAAAAAAAAATAGCATTTATTAAACAATCGGGCTCTATTATCATAGGATTGCTGCTAACAGCCCTTCCTATTGAAATACAAGCCCAGCAAGGTTTCGTTCATCAACGTTCCACAGAATATCAGTGGCCGGAAGAAAAAGGAGTTTTAGAAAAATTAGACCAATGGCAGGACCTGAAATTCGGAGTTCTTTTTCATTGGGGATTATACTCCATCCCTGGTATTGTAGAATCCTGGTCTATCTGCTCGGAAGATGTTGACTGGATTCCAAGAGACAGCACCATTGCTTACGAAGATTACAAAAAGAGTTATTATAAGCTGATTGAGAAATTCAATCCTACCGATTTTAACCCTGATCAATGGGCAGATGTAACTAAGGCTGCCGGCATGAAATATATGCTTTTCACAACTAAGCATCACGATGGCTTTAATCTGTTTAATACGAAGCAAACAGATTTTTCGATCATGAACAGTGCTTTCAAAAACAATCCAAAAGCTGATGTTGCCAAGTATGTATTCGAAGCTTTCCGCCAGAAAGACTTTATGGTGGGTGCTTATTTCTCAAAACCCGACTGGCATTGCGAATATTACTGGTGGCCAAGATACGCAACTCCAACCAGAAACGTTAATTACAATATAAACTTACATCCTAATCGTTGGGAATCTTTCCAGAAATTCACCTACAACCAGATTGAAGAGTTAATGAGCAATTATGGCAAATTAAATATTCTTTGGTTAGATGGCGGTTGGGTAGCTGCTCCAAGACAGGATATAAAGATGGACTCTATAGCCAAAATGGCTCGTTCTCACCAATCTGATATACTGATTGTAGACAGAACTATTCATGGCAAGTATGAAAACTACCAGACTCCGGAACGTTCTATTCCGGAAAAGCAGCTTAACTATCCATGGGAAAGTTGTATTCCTTTAAGCCCGGATTGGGGATGGACTCCAAATGCTAAATTCAAATCGGCAAATACTGTTATTGCTGATCTGATTGAAGTGGTGGCAAAAGGCGGTAACCTTTTATTAGGCGTTGGTCCTACCCCAAAAGGTGTTATCCAACCAGAAGTGGTAGCTATTCTGAAAGAAATTGGTCAATGGCTGAAAGTTAATGGAGAGGGTATCTACGGCACACGCATCACTCCAAACTACAACAGCAACAATATTTGGTTCACAGCAAGCAAGGATGGCAATAAGCTTTATGCACTTTATGTTCCTAATGAAAAAGAAGGTTTACCTAAAAGCATTGAATGGGAAAACAACATTCCGGTAAAAAGCAGTGCAATGGTGTTACTAAAAACCGGTAAAAAAGTAAAATGGGCGCAAAAGGGAAATAAAGTTATAGTAAACCTTCCAGGCGAATTAAAAACAAATAAAGAACCTTTAGTTTTCTCTTTTAAATTACAAAAATAA
- a CDS encoding SusD/RagB family nutrient-binding outer membrane lipoprotein, translating to MKKYIKNACAALFCLTAVTSCGDFGDTNIDPEHLNEGNVPYTMVFTNAQHQALGSDWDIWRTGMIYLSQWNQHIAAGGWWWSYGINSFSDGYASSYWGSVLSGGSRGAIRDIQTVIAKWKDDPTMQQNYQIARIVRAYIFQKVTDLHGDIPYSQAGQPGEYPYPKYDKQQEIYTDLLKELDEAQANLGSGTASMANQDLYYNGDVSKWKKFANSLMLRVAMRLSKVSPDKAKEYAAKAYTNGVITQTADNCKLDHTGGVATNDSSEPYAKVIVHEDPGVAYINKTFFDVLKNANDPRIPLIMAVYPTAYDTKDVDPAIAENSAPEKQKGLIGFFSMGPTSSYSIKKYYPAEYTTEVLSTTSSANYYKKTHSQPNRSTYADPTGPTFVCTAAQTNLLLAEAAYRGWISGNAETFYNAGVRCAMEQFSQYPSSNAKGLYNTYLTSSAINSYLAANPYTASKALEQINTQYWITCFCDEYETYANWRRSGYPNLQERCSAHDNWSTIGNYGPAIVRRMPYPASELQVNPDNYKAALSGLGLQSENDFNNTRVWWDVAN from the coding sequence CAAATATCGATCCGGAACATTTGAATGAAGGCAATGTTCCTTACACAATGGTCTTTACTAACGCTCAACATCAGGCATTGGGTTCCGATTGGGACATCTGGCGTACAGGAATGATCTATCTTTCACAGTGGAACCAGCATATCGCTGCCGGCGGATGGTGGTGGAGCTATGGTATCAACTCTTTCTCTGATGGCTATGCTTCATCATACTGGGGTTCAGTGTTAAGTGGAGGTAGCCGTGGAGCTATCCGTGATATCCAAACTGTAATTGCAAAGTGGAAAGATGATCCTACTATGCAACAGAACTATCAGATTGCCCGTATAGTACGTGCATATATCTTCCAAAAAGTTACCGATCTTCACGGAGATATTCCTTATAGTCAGGCAGGTCAACCAGGTGAATATCCTTATCCTAAGTATGATAAGCAACAAGAAATCTACACAGACCTTTTAAAAGAACTGGATGAAGCACAAGCTAATCTGGGATCTGGAACAGCTTCTATGGCAAACCAGGATCTGTATTATAATGGTGATGTATCTAAATGGAAAAAGTTTGCCAACTCATTAATGTTGCGTGTAGCCATGAGATTAAGCAAAGTGAGTCCTGATAAAGCCAAAGAATATGCAGCAAAAGCATACACCAATGGTGTAATTACACAAACGGCTGACAACTGTAAACTTGATCACACAGGTGGCGTAGCTACCAACGATTCAAGCGAACCGTATGCAAAAGTTATTGTACATGAAGATCCGGGAGTGGCTTACATTAATAAGACTTTCTTTGATGTTTTGAAAAATGCTAATGATCCACGTATTCCTTTGATCATGGCTGTATATCCTACAGCTTATGATACAAAAGATGTAGATCCAGCTATTGCCGAAAATTCAGCTCCTGAAAAGCAAAAAGGTTTGATTGGCTTCTTCAGTATGGGACCAACTTCAAGTTATTCTATCAAGAAATACTACCCAGCTGAATATACTACCGAAGTATTGTCTACGACAAGTAGTGCCAACTATTATAAGAAGACACACTCACAGCCTAACCGTTCTACTTATGCAGACCCAACCGGTCCTACATTTGTATGCACAGCAGCACAAACTAACTTGTTGCTGGCCGAAGCTGCCTATCGCGGCTGGATAAGCGGTAACGCTGAAACATTCTATAATGCTGGTGTACGTTGTGCAATGGAACAATTCTCACAGTATCCTAGCAGCAATGCCAAAGGTCTGTACAATACTTATCTTACATCTTCAGCAATCAACAGTTATCTGGCTGCTAATCCATATACTGCTTCCAAAGCTTTGGAACAAATCAATACACAGTACTGGATTACCTGTTTCTGCGATGAATATGAAACTTATGCTAACTGGCGTCGTTCAGGATATCCAAACTTACAAGAAAGATGTTCTGCTCACGACAACTGGAGCACTATAGGTAACTATGGTCCAGCTATCGTTCGCCGTATGCCTTATCCTGCATCAGAACTTCAGGTAAATCCTGATAATTACAAAGCAGCTTTAAGCGGACTAGGCTTGCAAAGTGAAAATGATTTCAACAATACCCGTGTTTGGTGGGATGTTGCAAACTAA